A stretch of Crossiella cryophila DNA encodes these proteins:
- a CDS encoding XRE family transcriptional regulator translates to MANGEPAEDRAFHQVLRAAVRRSGLGLERIRYRLAQQGHPLSMATLSLWQSGQRRPERRESLAALAALEGILAVPAGTLSSALGQPRYRGPGPNGQRRVPVEAMWPADPAIPALLRDVDAEDEFLVRLSQQDLVTLGPDGSERSMLVRLVLRATRSGVSTLPIAYASDQPEHSSLLVRPLRHCSVGTVEYLPRQGYLVASLEFDRELARGEVILVEYEVLNRSASGRSVRSERKLRFPVREYFAEVSFHPEAVPARCGWTFYGDEAAERGGELPVDSAHCVRLAVSNAKPGRYSVHWEW, encoded by the coding sequence GTGGCGAACGGGGAACCGGCGGAGGACCGGGCATTCCACCAGGTGCTGCGTGCGGCCGTGCGGCGCAGCGGGCTGGGCCTTGAGCGCATCCGGTACCGGCTGGCGCAGCAGGGCCACCCGTTGAGCATGGCCACCCTCAGCCTGTGGCAGAGCGGGCAGCGCAGGCCGGAACGCCGGGAGTCACTGGCCGCCCTGGCCGCGCTGGAGGGGATCCTGGCCGTGCCGGCAGGCACCCTGTCCTCGGCCCTTGGCCAGCCCCGCTACCGGGGCCCAGGGCCGAACGGCCAGCGCCGGGTGCCGGTGGAGGCGATGTGGCCGGCCGATCCGGCCATTCCCGCGCTGCTGCGCGATGTGGACGCCGAGGACGAGTTCCTGGTGCGGCTGAGCCAGCAGGACCTGGTGACGCTGGGACCGGACGGCTCCGAGCGGTCCATGCTGGTGCGCCTGGTGCTGCGGGCCACCCGCTCCGGCGTGTCCACCCTCCCGATCGCCTACGCCTCGGACCAGCCGGAGCACAGCAGCCTGCTGGTCCGGCCGCTGCGGCACTGCTCGGTGGGCACGGTGGAGTACCTGCCGCGGCAGGGGTATCTGGTCGCCTCGCTGGAGTTCGACCGCGAACTGGCCCGAGGGGAGGTGATCCTGGTGGAGTACGAGGTGCTGAACAGGTCCGCGTCCGGGCGTTCGGTCCGCAGCGAGCGGAAACTGCGCTTCCCGGTGCGCGAGTACTTCGCCGAGGTCAGCTTCCACCCGGAGGCGGTGCCCGCGCGCTGCGGCTGGACTTTCTACGGCGACGAGGCGGCCGAGCGCGGCGGCGAACTCCCCGTCGACAGCGCGCACTGCGTCCGGCTGGCGGTCTCCAACGCCAAGCCCGGCCGCTACTCGGTGCACTGGGAGTGGTGA